One part of the Indicator indicator isolate 239-I01 unplaced genomic scaffold, UM_Iind_1.1 iindUn_scaffold_187, whole genome shotgun sequence genome encodes these proteins:
- the SYPL2 gene encoding synaptophysin-like protein 2, whose amino-acid sequence MSESGTTATSDKALRLQERVLAGVRWGRLLEPLGFIKVLEWLFAIFAFGACGSFSGETGATVKCEGDTKEMSAISVEFGYPFRLYQIPFTMPDCEGESQTLHLVGDFSAPAEFFVTLGVFSFLYTMVALVLYLRFHSLYSENKKLPFADFCVTLCFAFFWLVAAAAWGKGLSDVKAATRPSSLLAAMAVCHGPDVTCNAGTTPAMGLANISVLFGFINFLLWAGNCWFVLQETQWRAQAAPQDPSVAEQGAIDKQ is encoded by the exons ATGTCGGAGTCCGGTACCACCGCCACCAGTGACAAAGCGCTCCGGCTCCAG GAGCGAGTCCTGGCCGGGGTGCGCTGGGGTCGCCTCCTCGAGCCCCTGGGCTTCATCAAGGTGCTGGAATGG CTCTTTGCCATCTTCGCCTTCGGGGCCTGCGGCTCCTTCAGCGGCGAGACCGGAGCGACGGTGAAGTGTGAAGGTGACACCAAAGAGATGAGTGCCATCTCCGTGGAGTTCGGGTACCCCTTCAG GTTATATCAGATCCCCTTCACCATGCCAGACTGCGAGGGGGAGTCGCAGACCCTGCACCTCGTGGGGgatttctctgctcctgctgagttTTTCGTGACCCTGGGggtcttctccttcctctacACCATGGTGGCCCTGGTGCTCTACCTGCGCTTTCATTCCCTCTACAGCGAGAACAAGAAGCTGCCCTTCGCG GATTTCTGTGTCACCCTCTGCTTCGCTTTCTTCTGGctggtggcggcggcggcgtgGGGCAAGGGGCTGAGCGACGTCAAGGCAGCCACACGGCCCTCCAGCCTGCTGGCGGCCATGGCGGTGTGCCACGGCCCCGACGTCACCTGCAACGCGGGCACCACCCCCGCCATGGGGCTGGCCAACATCTCCGTG ctcttTGGCTTCATCAACTTCCTGCTGTGGGCCGGGAACTGCTGGTTCGTGCTGCAGGAGACCCAGTGGCGGGCACAGGcggcaccccaggaccccagcGTTGCCGAGCAGGGTGCCATCGACAAGCAgtag